AAGATATCGGACCCTGGCGCGTGTCGAAGCCTTTCCCCCTGCCCGCTACGATCAGAAGATCCATGAGATTCTGCCATCCGTCTATGTGCAGCAGCATCCCCTGATGAACGTTTTTCCTGATTTTTTCCCGGAAATCAACAGGGAGATCACCAACCGCTGCATGGACAACATTCGCAGATTCTATCTCTTGCCCGGATTGGATAGACTCTGTGCGGCAACGACGGTAAAATCGCCTGTCGCTGCCGGGCGTATTGTAACGATCCGCAGCATCGATCAGCAATATCGAGGGACAATTGACGAAGCCCAGGACAAGGCCGTCTACCTGCTGGCTTTGATCTATGCCACCCGGAATAACGAACTGGGGAAGCTGATTCGGCATAATTCAGCCTCCTGGTCGCAGATCCTCAATCTATCCAAGGAAATGATTGAGGACTACGTCCATAACAACGAATCCTCCGCCGGCGTTTCTCTTGCCGGGAAAAGGATTTCCTTCAGTCCATCTCAAGGGACGGTAGAAGATCCGCGCCGCTGGATGGTTTACTTTACGGAGATTGGCCGTCTTTATCGGCAGCCTGTTCTGAGCCGGTCGGAATTCGAGCGGCTGCAGAAGGAAACGGATCAGTTTCTCGGGATGATCCAGCAACTGGAGCTTTACGACCTTACCGTCAGACTGGCGGAGCTGCTGAGAAAGGAAATTCCGTCGGACATCAATCTGGAGATGATTTCTCATAAGGAATCTGAGCTCAGGCAGGAGGCGATTAAAAATTTCCTGAACTTCATAAAGAATTCCAATATCAGTTATCCGGAAGTGGTGGAAAGATCAGGGTTTACCGGACTGCTGGAAAATCTCAAGGCGATGCTCGCTTTCAAGGAACCGCAAGGGGTGAGTAATCTGTCGTTCAGCTTTTCCCTGGGTGGGGAGGCATTCAGCTTCAGCGCCCAGCAATGGCAGGACCTCCTGAATCGAAGCAGGATCTCCCTGCTGTTGAGAGAGTTTGTCAACCGCCACAAAAATCAGGATGGCCTGCTCTTCTTCCCCTCTGATCAAGAATTTGGCGATCTGGTCATGAATGCGTCAAATGATGGACGCTTTTTGTTCATCGGTCATGCCAGAGTCGACGGCAGGTTCACGAAAGAGGCCATTGAAAAGAGAGTCAGGCCGATGTTGACGGAACTGCCCGATGTCATCGCCCGTTTGCCGGTTTCCCCGGAAGACAAATCCTATTTTTCGAATTTCCTGTTCAAAGAGATTGACATCTACGGACGCCGGTATGCGCAGTCCTTCCGGAAATACTACCTGGAATTCGATATCAAGGCCGGTTCCCCGGCCGCGCTGCGCTTTGTCTTGAGCCAGATGGTGCTACCCTCGTCGCCATTGAGAGAAGTTCTGGTGAACATGATGGACAACACCCTGATCGATCCCGGCAAGAATGAGTACATGCAGGCCTTTGTACGGAACCTGGCGGAATTTGAGTTCATCAGGCGTCTCATGGGCGAGCAGAAGGGAACGTTTCCGGAGCTGGATCGATACAAAGTCCTGATTGAACAAATGCTGGCGGACATTCAGGAGCAACAGGAACCTGCCGAAAAGAAGGATAGGGAAGATCCCTATGCCCAGTTCAAAACCCGCTTGTCCCCCCTTGGCCGGATCAGCTTCGCCATCTTCAATAATGAGAAGGATTCGTATGTAAACCTGGTGAAGCTCTGGCTCGACAGCGTCGCGGTGCCCCGCGGCTGGCAGGATATCTTCCTGGCTCCCGTCTGGCAGGCCTATTTCCTGGGCATGGGTGAAATTGAAACGGAAATGGCTAAAACATGGAAAGAGCTCTGGCAGACCGATATCCAGCCGCTATATTCCAAGTTTCCCTTCAGCAGTTCTTCCGGAGAGGAGGTTTCCGTCGATGAACTTAGAAATGCGACGCACCCCGCGGGACATTTCTGGCAAACCTATCAGGCCATGTTTTCGCCTTTCTGCAAGGAGGAAGGACGGCGGTGGAAGAAGAAAAACGGCCCCTATAATGTGCCGAAGCTTCCGAATAACTTGCTGACGGCGCTCAATGCCGCTTCACAGCTTTCTGCCGTTCTGTGGGATAAGGAAGGCAAAGAACGTCCCCTGGAGTTCATGGTCAGGCCGAAACCTCTGCCTGCCGTGCTTCCCAATGAGCCGACCGCGGCATTGTCCTATCTGCAGGCGGGAGAATCCGTTGTCTTTGGCTTTAATCAGAAGCCGTCGTGGAAGAAGATCAAAGTCAACTGGCAAAGCCCATACTGGGCGGCAGTGGGGATGGAATTTACAACTCGGGACAAACCTGTCAGAATCAAAAGATCGATCGAGATTCCGTCCTCAAACTGGGCTTTTTACCGTCTTCTTCAGAAGGCGGAAGGACCCCAGGGTGCCGCCAGGCCCAACGGTTCCGATAAAGGAATTCAACCCGCCGGTTCTGGCTACAATCCGGCCAATGGTAAAAAAGCCGGTGATTTCAAGACGTACTCATGGGTCATCAGGCCCCCGGCGATAGATGGACAGGGTCGCTCGATGATGAACGTCCTTTTTGACATCCAGAATGATCCGTGGGCCATCTTCATAGTGCCCCGTTAAAGGGGCGGTTCGTTTCAGGTGGTCTGAACTTTTATCCCCAAGGGGGAATATGCTCAGGATATCGTCTCATGTTGAAATTTCATCAAAAAGACACTGTTGAAGGATTTGCAGGGAGTGCGATCATCATCCTTTTCCTCCTCACCCTGATGGGGTGCCTCTGCGGCTGCGGGAAATCCGCCGTCAAGCAGGAGCAGATTCTTTTCAACATCCTTCCCGATGTACGGATCAACGACGAGCGGCCTGTGTATATTGTGATCCGCAAGGTGAACAGAACGGAATTTCAGATCCATGATTACGATTTTATCTCCGATATGGTCTATGCCAATCCCCCCAATGAGAGCCTCCTGGACTGGCATATGCTCATGCCCGGACAGAAAGAAAAGATAAAGGTCATAAAGCCCGACAAATCGGATATCGGGGTCTATGTCCTCTTCGCCAATCCCGGTGAAACCTGGAAACTGCTCTTTGAAGCCCCCCTGAAGACGGAATATCACATTAAAGTTAAAAATAATGAGATAGAAGAATACCAAAAAGGATTTTTGTGGTGACGGCTGCCGGAGGGCAGAAGAATTTTTAAAGGTACATCCATGCCGAACAATCTGAATACCGCTTTCATTGAGAACGGTTTGCGTCTGGATGCTCAGCAGCCATGCGGGAAGCTGGAATGGCTCCAAGCCAGCTATGACCGTCCGGCCGAATTCTGGTCCTCGCTGAAGGGGGCATTTGATGCCCGCTTTGCCGTCCATGGAACAAGCGCCCTCTACGGCAGGTACGACTTCTATCATGACATCATCGTCCGCAACAGGAACAATGCCGCACCGGCGCTGTGCTGGAATGAGCCGGTTTCCGGCATCCGAAACATTTCGTATGGCGAACTCGGTGCCCTTGCCGCTGCAAAAGCCGGCCACTGGGTCCGGCTGGGCGTGCTGCCGGGACAAATTCTCTGCATCGTCAGGACGATCGGGCTGGAGATGATCGTTGAACTGCTGGCGGCCCTGAAGATCGGCTGCCGGATATCCTTTCTGCCTCTCCGGGGGAATCGCTTTTTGCAAAGTCGGCTGGAGGCCCTTCAACCGGAACATATTTCGCTTGCGGAGCGCCATATCCCTCTGCTGGCGCAATGGAGCGAACGGGTGCTTTCGGAAGACAATGCCGGGAAGAGCATCCGTAACGAACGGGAGCAATCTTTCAGTTATCCATCCGGCCAGGTTGTTTTCCGCTCTTTCGATCCCTGTGGATATAACACCGCCGTTCCGGCGGATATTACAAGCGATGCGGCCTATCTGTGCGCACTGCGTGATGCCTCGATTTCTCTGGGAATCGGACCGGGACAGGTGTTTGCCGCCCCGGGATTTCATCTTCTGGAGACCACCCCGGCCCTGTTGTTGACCGGTCTGCTGAGCGGGGCAACCTATCTTCATCTGACCCCCCAGGATATTGAAGCCAAGCCGGGGCTCGTTGTACAGATGCCCGTCAAGACGTTCGGGGTGAGTAAAGAGGTTCGGGACATCCTGCTGGAAAAGCAGGTTGAGGTCGGGAATGCCTGGGAATGCTGGTTTCGCAACCCGGCGGAGTCTCAGGACCTGGAGCAGTGGCAGAATCTTATTCGGCATCTCAAGCTTGAGAACAGCTATGCCTTTAACCTGAGGTGGAACGCCGCCCTAGGCGGATGCTCCCTGTTTTCCCTCCGGCGCAAGGGTATGGCGCATATGTCCGTATTGCCTGTTCCCGGTAGTGCCTGGTGTCTTGGCGAACTGTCCGGGGGCGGGGGGGTGGCCGTTACGGACATGGGCCTGTACACCCTGTCGGTGTCCGGCGCACCGGAGGAGGAACAGAAAGGGACGGCCGACAGAATCGCCAAAAACAGGGGAGAATGGATTTTTGCCGGAGTCCAGACGCTTCACCGGAACGGCAGGACCTTCCCGGCGGAAGAGATCCTTACATCGCTCAAGGATCTGGCAACCCGTTACCGGTTTTTCTGTTCCCTTGCGGATGTTCCCCTGATGGATCCGGGGGTGGGACACAGGATTGTGCTGCTGGTTTTTCGCGGTGCAGATGCCGGCGTGAGCGAAGCCCGGATTTTATCCGAAATTCGGTCGACGATTGTTCGGGAGATGGGGGAAGAATTTCAACCCGATCGCATCGAGTTTCTACCTTTGTATCCCAGGTTTCTGACCGCTGCTGAGGTGGATCACGCCTGGTGCCGCAACGCGTTCCTGACGGGGGCGCTTTCCCGGAGGTCGCGGGGGAAAATCTTCCTCAGTATCACCCGGCTGAGGAAATGCATCATGAAGGCATAGCGAGAAGGAGATAGGGCAATATTTGCCGGACAGGCGATGTAAATTTATGAATTTAACCGTAAGAAGGGAGATAAAGTATGGCTATACAGGATGAAATTCCGAAATCACGTCTTACCCTGAGGTATAAAACAGAAATCAACGGGCAGCCCGAAGACCTGTCTCTGCCGCTTCGGCTTATGGTCGAAGGCGACTTTTCTCAGGGAACTTCCACGGACCGGAAACTCGATCTGGAGGAGAGGCGTCTGCGCAATCTTAACGGCACGAATACCGATGCGGTCATGAAGGACATGGGGATGTCTCTGAAGTTTTCCGTGGCCAACAAGATTGACCCGGAAAACTCTGATGACATGAATGTGGATATTCCCATCGACAGCATGAGATCCTTTTCTCCTGACGAAGTGGCAAAGCACGTGCCCAAGCTCAAGGGGATCCTCCAGATGAAAAAGCTCCTGGAGGAGGTCATCTCCAATGTGGATAATCGAAAGGAATTCCGCAAACTGCTGAATGAACTGATGGGCAACGAGGAAGCGCTGGCCAAGATGCTGGAACAGCTGAAAAGCTATGAGAGCATGAAGCTTCCGTTAGGCCGGAAGTAAAAGAAACCGGCGGACAGGTCCGATCCGCGGCGCCTGTTTCATCAGAGAATACAACAAACTCTATCAAGGAGGAAGCCATCCATGGCCGAGAAAACGAAACAAGAAGAAAAAACTGAAGAGAAAATCGCAGAACTTGATCTCAAACGTTTCCTTTCAAGTATGCGTCTGAGCACCGAAATAAAAGAAGCGGTTCCAATGGTTCAGGACAATCTCCAGGTTGTGAAAGAGGATGTGAGCGACGAAGACCGCTTTCTTTCCGGCATGGCAGCCCTGCTGTTGAATGTGGATAAATCCTCTAAGCGTCTGGACAAGGGGAGCATCCAGGAACTGATTGCCCGCATCGATGAGGCCGTCATCGATCAGGTCAACGAGCTCATCCATCATGAATCCTTCCGGCAGATGGAATCCACCTGGCGTTCGCTCAACGACCTGGTCCTGAATACCAATTTCAAGGCCGACATCATGATCGATATTCTGGATGTGGGCAAGGATGAACTTTACGATGATTTTGAAGCCAATGCCGTCGACATCACCGGCAGCGCCCTTTTCAAAAAGGTCTATGTCAGCGAATACGATCAGTACGGAGGAAAGCCCTTCGGTGCGATCATCGGTCTTCATGAGTTCACGCAGTCACCCGATGACGTCTTCTGGATGACGACCATGGGAAAGATTGCGGCGGCCAGCCATGCGCCCTTTATTGGATCCGTGTCGCCGAAATTTTTCGGATGCGACTCCATCGAGGAATTATCCGCCATCAAAGACCTCGAGGGGCTCATGAACCACCCGAAATACGGGGCCTGGAATAAACTGCGCGAGTCCGAACAGGCCGCCTATCTGGGGTTGACCCTGCCCCGGTATATCACCCGCCTTCCCTACGATCCGGATATCAATCCCTGCCGGGGAATCACCTTCAAGGAAAAAATCCGGGGGAACAATGATGAGGATTACCTCTGGGGAAGCGCCGCGATGCTCTTCGCCCAGAATATGGTGCGCTCCTTTGCCCAGTCCGGCTGGTGCCAGTATCTGCGCGGTCCGAAAGGCGGCGGCCTGGTGAGCGGATTGCCCGTGCACACCTTCAACCTGCGCGGCGAGGAGGAAATCAAGATCCCCATTGAGATGGCCATTCCGGATTATCGCGAGCTGGAATTTGCCA
This region of Syntrophus gentianae genomic DNA includes:
- a CDS encoding ATP-binding protein translates to MDLLPWMTGSVRNFFSVDNWPYLLAAVAVLGVLILAALLVYYLIRKRRKARGENKPAESDIGKTAAKKAIPPSSLARIWKDFLKEIPWSIRPNILAYEHFIVFGEAGSGKSALIDNYTDWQGRARQFYPSYTTNPLLQIYLGSKVLIQEIPAALLDDTSEDVRRALLKLWKPLFRRHDPTVVIVLNGAEFQTDDPEYLEYLKQKAQMIRGKINLLGNIRKKPVKVRIVLTLMDQIEGFSEFSQFLTGNDIPLKLEFRSKTDFQDISERPDALEEKKIAEDRSKTNIKDLSGCLDPYEEHLTRALLSLPADQYLKAITFMRQGPKLFQDLSVFIKFLQNPDPLSLEPEVTQFYLTSQVEGEPSVLNPFAPSLTAREIKKIDPYFKHRVAAAAIGFAGLAFLGAAYFHGRSLVVERYRTLARVEAFPPARYDQKIHEILPSVYVQQHPLMNVFPDFFPEINREITNRCMDNIRRFYLLPGLDRLCAATTVKSPVAAGRIVTIRSIDQQYRGTIDEAQDKAVYLLALIYATRNNELGKLIRHNSASWSQILNLSKEMIEDYVHNNESSAGVSLAGKRISFSPSQGTVEDPRRWMVYFTEIGRLYRQPVLSRSEFERLQKETDQFLGMIQQLELYDLTVRLAELLRKEIPSDINLEMISHKESELRQEAIKNFLNFIKNSNISYPEVVERSGFTGLLENLKAMLAFKEPQGVSNLSFSFSLGGEAFSFSAQQWQDLLNRSRISLLLREFVNRHKNQDGLLFFPSDQEFGDLVMNASNDGRFLFIGHARVDGRFTKEAIEKRVRPMLTELPDVIARLPVSPEDKSYFSNFLFKEIDIYGRRYAQSFRKYYLEFDIKAGSPAALRFVLSQMVLPSSPLREVLVNMMDNTLIDPGKNEYMQAFVRNLAEFEFIRRLMGEQKGTFPELDRYKVLIEQMLADIQEQQEPAEKKDREDPYAQFKTRLSPLGRISFAIFNNEKDSYVNLVKLWLDSVAVPRGWQDIFLAPVWQAYFLGMGEIETEMAKTWKELWQTDIQPLYSKFPFSSSSGEEVSVDELRNATHPAGHFWQTYQAMFSPFCKEEGRRWKKKNGPYNVPKLPNNLLTALNAASQLSAVLWDKEGKERPLEFMVRPKPLPAVLPNEPTAALSYLQAGESVVFGFNQKPSWKKIKVNWQSPYWAAVGMEFTTRDKPVRIKRSIEIPSSNWAFYRLLQKAEGPQGAARPNGSDKGIQPAGSGYNPANGKKAGDFKTYSWVIRPPAIDGQGRSMMNVLFDIQNDPWAIFIVPR
- the tssB gene encoding type VI secretion system contractile sheath small subunit, which produces MAIQDEIPKSRLTLRYKTEINGQPEDLSLPLRLMVEGDFSQGTSTDRKLDLEERRLRNLNGTNTDAVMKDMGMSLKFSVANKIDPENSDDMNVDIPIDSMRSFSPDEVAKHVPKLKGILQMKKLLEEVISNVDNRKEFRKLLNELMGNEEALAKMLEQLKSYESMKLPLGRK
- the tssC gene encoding type VI secretion system contractile sheath large subunit — its product is MAEKTKQEEKTEEKIAELDLKRFLSSMRLSTEIKEAVPMVQDNLQVVKEDVSDEDRFLSGMAALLLNVDKSSKRLDKGSIQELIARIDEAVIDQVNELIHHESFRQMESTWRSLNDLVLNTNFKADIMIDILDVGKDELYDDFEANAVDITGSALFKKVYVSEYDQYGGKPFGAIIGLHEFTQSPDDVFWMTTMGKIAAASHAPFIGSVSPKFFGCDSIEELSAIKDLEGLMNHPKYGAWNKLRESEQAAYLGLTLPRYITRLPYDPDINPCRGITFKEKIRGNNDEDYLWGSAAMLFAQNMVRSFAQSGWCQYLRGPKGGGLVSGLPVHTFNLRGEEEIKIPIEMAIPDYRELEFANCGFIPLIYRKGTADACFFSCQSLKKAKKFKDPKDSENAQLVTNLSYTFSITRIAHYVKSIMRDNIGSSADAQYIQNTLTNWIFQYVTTVVDPDDLTLRFYPFKAASVEVTERPGMIGWYDCKMAILPHIQFEGMDAELRMDTRL